In Clostridium swellfunianum, a genomic segment contains:
- a CDS encoding histidine phosphatase family protein encodes MNLYLVRHGQTDSNLKGRYLGAFEDELSQLGKAEIEKSKDIIKNLCFDKVFSSERKRALDSARILTDKEIICDSRLNERDFGIFENKTYKEICINYPVESKAWEENWIDYKIPKGESVKEAYERAAAFMKMLEKENYEDCLVVSHGGVIRLIYCYILDGDLNNFWKFTSKNGSISIARFQYNNWHIDSIIQPDLLTGKAASNL; translated from the coding sequence ATGAATTTATATTTAGTACGACACGGGCAAACTGATAGTAATTTGAAAGGGCGATATCTAGGCGCCTTTGAGGACGAACTGTCTCAACTAGGTAAAGCTGAAATTGAAAAATCTAAAGATATAATTAAAAATTTGTGCTTTGACAAGGTGTTTTCAAGCGAAAGAAAAAGAGCTTTGGATAGCGCAAGAATACTTACAGATAAAGAAATCATTTGTGATTCCAGACTTAATGAAAGGGATTTTGGAATCTTTGAGAATAAGACCTATAAAGAAATTTGTATTAACTATCCTGTAGAAAGTAAGGCATGGGAAGAAAATTGGATAGACTATAAGATTCCCAAAGGTGAAAGCGTAAAAGAGGCCTATGAGAGAGCAGCAGCCTTCATGAAAATGCTAGAAAAAGAAAACTATGAAGATTGCCTTGTGGTATCTCATGGAGGCGTTATAAGACTGATATATTGCTACATTCTTGATGGAGATTTAAATAACTTTTGGAAATTTACTTCGAAAAATGGTAGTATATCAATAGCTAGATTTCAATATAACAATTGGCATATTGATTCCATAATACAACCAGATTTATTAACAGGTAAAGCAGCAAGTAATCTTTAA
- the cls gene encoding cardiolipin synthase — protein sequence MSWILLTIYILNFLTIIAILFIERKKPVTAFSWILLLTFLPVVGFIFYPILGRNLRPNEKKSFRLKMEFDKLYNKRLHKEHLSSKNTIHKYNFEYEDLIKMNANAGNSIYSQDNEVAVFTRGRDKFTSLFKDIEEAKDSINMLYYIINNDKLGREIVKLLTRKAREGVEVRILYDHIGSISTPHKMFTALINAGGNVYRFSPVGLGTYTRINYRNHRKIVVIDGKIGYTGGMNIGDEYLGMHKRITPWRDTHLRITGSAVYALQERFLMDWSYASKNVNEQDSDELCRFFPVIQSKGSVGMQVLSSGPDINGEQIKRAYIKMINSAKESIFIQTPYFIPDDSFLEALKIAALSGVDIKVMLPGIPDRTLVYRATTSYIKDLLECGAKVSLYAGFLHSKMLLVDGKVASIGTANMDVRSFSSNFEINTFIYDKQLSSECSKIFEEDLGHSKLLTKESYHKRGLRIKLQEGLCRLLSPFL from the coding sequence ATGTCGTGGATTCTATTAACTATATACATTTTAAATTTTTTAACTATCATAGCTATTTTGTTTATCGAAAGAAAAAAGCCTGTTACGGCTTTTTCCTGGATTCTCCTTCTTACCTTCCTTCCTGTAGTTGGATTCATATTTTATCCTATACTGGGAAGAAATCTAAGGCCTAATGAAAAGAAATCCTTCAGACTAAAAATGGAGTTTGATAAGCTTTATAACAAGAGGCTCCACAAGGAACACCTAAGCTCAAAAAATACTATTCATAAGTATAATTTTGAGTATGAAGATCTTATAAAAATGAATGCTAATGCAGGCAACAGCATTTATTCACAAGATAATGAGGTTGCAGTCTTCACTAGAGGAAGGGATAAATTCACTTCTCTTTTTAAAGATATTGAGGAAGCAAAAGACTCTATTAATATGCTTTACTATATCATAAACAACGACAAGCTTGGGAGAGAAATAGTTAAGCTGCTCACAAGAAAAGCCAGAGAAGGTGTAGAAGTCCGAATTCTTTATGACCATATAGGCAGTATTTCCACCCCTCATAAGATGTTTACTGCTTTAATAAATGCTGGCGGAAATGTATATCGATTTTCACCTGTTGGACTCGGAACTTATACCCGTATCAATTATAGAAATCACCGAAAAATTGTTGTTATAGATGGTAAAATAGGATATACAGGCGGTATGAATATTGGTGATGAATATTTAGGCATGCATAAGCGCATAACTCCTTGGAGAGATACTCATTTAAGGATTACAGGCTCTGCAGTTTATGCTCTTCAGGAGAGATTTTTAATGGATTGGTCCTATGCCTCAAAAAATGTTAATGAGCAGGATAGTGATGAACTATGCAGGTTCTTCCCTGTAATTCAATCAAAGGGCAGCGTTGGAATGCAAGTGCTTTCAAGCGGTCCTGACATAAACGGAGAGCAGATTAAAAGAGCCTACATTAAGATGATTAACTCAGCCAAAGAAAGTATATTTATTCAAACTCCATATTTTATACCTGACGATTCTTTTCTAGAAGCTCTTAAAATAGCAGCTTTGTCAGGAGTGGATATAAAAGTGATGCTCCCTGGTATACCTGATAGAACTCTTGTATATAGGGCTACAACCTCCTATATTAAAGACCTTTTAGAGTGCGGTGCAAAAGTATCCCTTTATGCAGGTTTTCTGCACTCCAAGATGCTATTAGTTGATGGCAAGGTAGCTTCAATAGGTACAGCCAACATGGACGTGAGAAGTTTTTCCTCAAACTTTGAAATTAATACCTTTATTTACGATAAGCAACTTTCCTCTGAATGCAGTAAAATATTTGAAGAAGACCTTGGTCATAGTAAGCTACTAACAAAGGAGTCATACCATAAAAGAGGATTAAGAATCAAATTACAAGAAGGCTTATGTAGACTTTTATCACCTTTTCTATAA
- a CDS encoding TetR/AcrR family transcriptional regulator, with protein MNNPVKEKILDAANKLITEKGLSSFTLEEVAKEAGISKGGLLYHFSSKDALMKGLIESGIALFETKVSEREKSLSSNEPNNWFVSYIEEQFSTAKIDTNTMAGIIAAFALNQELLEPVLENRKEWLEKISKSKDPILGIIISLACDGIAFSNLLGIDVYPEKTKAELMERLIHLTKECY; from the coding sequence ATGAACAATCCTGTTAAAGAAAAGATTCTTGATGCAGCTAACAAGTTAATTACTGAGAAAGGCTTAAGCTCCTTTACCTTAGAGGAGGTAGCAAAGGAGGCTGGCATAAGCAAAGGGGGACTTCTATATCATTTTAGCAGCAAGGATGCCTTGATGAAAGGACTTATAGAAAGCGGAATAGCCTTATTTGAAACAAAAGTTTCAGAAAGGGAAAAGTCTTTATCTTCTAATGAACCTAACAATTGGTTTGTATCCTATATAGAAGAACAATTTAGCACAGCCAAAATTGATACTAATACTATGGCAGGAATTATAGCTGCCTTTGCACTAAATCAAGAGCTGCTAGAGCCTGTGCTTGAAAACCGTAAAGAGTGGCTTGAAAAAATCAGTAAATCAAAAGACCCTATCTTAGGTATTATAATAAGCCTTGCCTGCGACGGCATAGCCTTCTCAAATCTACTTGGAATTGATGTATACCCTGAGAAGACAAAAGCAGAACTTATGGAAAGACTAATCCACTTAACAAAGGAGTGTTATTAA
- the cobS gene encoding adenosylcobinamide-GDP ribazoletransferase translates to MKKYLYDFLLMLQLLTRVPVNKALPCENENFRNGANFFWLIGLLLGIFQYLLFTGTAKLVPTAFAVIAIIVFEILVTGALHMDGFGDTCDGFFAFKGKDKIIEIMKDSRIGTFGCIGIVLNLLIKYEAYLFLLTKKDPIALLIIPVISRFSMILLSYIGKPAKEKGSGNLFINNVTLKEAVVNALFAIAIGLALGLVFETAALFIAAVIITVLFNLFCNSKINGITGDSLGANNELVMLLSLIILSSF, encoded by the coding sequence ATGAAAAAATATTTATATGATTTCTTACTTATGCTTCAGCTCTTAACCAGAGTTCCTGTAAACAAGGCTCTTCCTTGTGAAAATGAGAATTTCAGAAATGGTGCTAACTTCTTTTGGCTAATAGGGCTTTTGCTTGGAATATTTCAATATCTTCTATTTACAGGAACAGCTAAATTAGTGCCAACAGCCTTTGCTGTCATAGCAATAATAGTCTTTGAAATATTGGTTACAGGTGCACTGCATATGGATGGCTTTGGGGATACCTGCGATGGTTTTTTTGCCTTTAAAGGCAAGGATAAAATAATAGAGATAATGAAAGACAGTAGAATAGGTACCTTTGGGTGTATTGGTATAGTATTAAATCTTTTAATTAAATATGAGGCCTATTTATTTCTATTAACAAAGAAAGATCCTATAGCTTTGCTAATAATACCTGTCATAAGCAGATTTTCTATGATACTTTTAAGCTATATTGGGAAACCAGCTAAAGAAAAAGGCTCAGGAAATTTGTTTATTAACAATGTTACCTTAAAGGAAGCAGTTGTAAATGCTCTATTTGCAATTGCAATTGGATTAGCTCTAGGACTTGTTTTTGAAACAGCAGCATTATTTATTGCAGCTGTAATTATAACTGTTCTCTTTAATTTGTTCTGTAATTCTAAAATTAACGGAATTACTGGCGACAGCTTAGGAGCAAATAATGAGCTGGTAATGCTTCTAAGCTTAATAATATTATCCAGCTTTTAA
- a CDS encoding AraC family transcriptional regulator has product MKTKTHKYLSRQYMLSSDYEIFHYSSNDIARISLHHHDFYECYLFISGDVTYLIEGKTYYLKSGDIILINSKELHQAIVNNKDATYERIVLWMNRNFLKELSSKETDLTLCFEGEDKKNVLRADFDTQQNIRLLLNKIINLQNYKGIGHELIYKAYIVELMVYINNIAFNNKEKLMVDIKKSNIIDGVIDYINDHLEEDITVDELAEQVYLSKFHLSREFKKHTGTTIHRYIVQKKLIKAKELILHNIPVIDVYKQCGFGDYSNFFRTFKNEYGITPKQFYEAMSK; this is encoded by the coding sequence ATGAAAACCAAGACTCACAAGTATTTATCTCGACAGTATATGCTTTCAAGCGATTATGAAATTTTTCATTATTCAAGTAATGACATAGCACGAATAAGCCTGCACCATCACGACTTTTATGAATGCTATCTTTTTATTAGCGGAGATGTTACATATTTAATCGAGGGTAAAACCTATTATTTAAAGTCAGGTGATATTATATTGATAAACTCTAAAGAACTTCACCAAGCTATTGTGAATAATAAGGATGCAACTTATGAGAGAATTGTTTTATGGATGAATAGAAATTTTTTAAAGGAACTGTCAAGCAAAGAAACAGATTTAACTCTATGCTTTGAAGGTGAGGATAAAAAGAATGTGCTTAGAGCAGATTTTGATACCCAGCAAAATATAAGGCTGCTGCTAAATAAGATAATAAATCTTCAAAACTATAAAGGAATAGGCCATGAGCTTATTTATAAGGCATATATTGTTGAGCTTATGGTGTATATAAACAATATTGCTTTTAACAACAAGGAAAAGCTTATGGTGGATATAAAGAAAAGTAATATAATAGACGGGGTTATAGATTACATTAACGACCATCTTGAGGAGGATATTACAGTTGATGAGCTTGCAGAGCAGGTTTATTTAAGTAAGTTTCACCTTTCAAGGGAATTTAAAAAACATACTGGAACTACTATTCATAGATATATAGTTCAAAAGAAGCTTATAAAGGCTAAGGAACTTATACTTCACAACATACCTGTTATAGATGTTTACAAGCAGTGCGGCTTTGGAGACTATTCCAATTTTTTTAGAACCTTTAAAAATGAGTATGGAATTACCCCTAAGCAGTTTTATGAAGCTATGTCAAAGTAG
- a CDS encoding MBL fold metallo-hydrolase, with product MELKKLSNRVYYLPSEEETDRPVLGYINGDKYSLAVDAGNSCKHVEKFYEELRNANLRLPDYTVITHWHWDHTFGMHAVSGKTVSGKLTNEKLKEVAEWKWSDEDMKDRLKAGKDIEFCDKCIKLEYPDRQNVKVVTSDIEFNGKLKFDLGGIHCEVMEVNAPHSEDSVIIYVPEERAVFVGDADCGDYYNYGGKYDKNKLQSYIEFIREIDFNTCLLGHDKPESKEEVLKYLDEQLNIL from the coding sequence ATGGAACTTAAAAAGCTATCGAATAGAGTTTATTATTTACCTAGTGAAGAAGAAACTGATAGACCTGTGCTTGGATATATAAATGGGGATAAGTATTCATTAGCAGTAGATGCAGGAAATTCATGTAAGCACGTTGAAAAATTTTACGAAGAATTAAGGAATGCAAATTTAAGATTACCGGATTACACTGTTATTACTCATTGGCACTGGGATCATACTTTTGGAATGCATGCTGTGTCAGGAAAAACAGTTTCAGGAAAGCTTACAAATGAAAAATTAAAAGAGGTTGCTGAATGGAAGTGGTCTGATGAGGATATGAAAGATAGACTTAAAGCGGGTAAGGATATAGAGTTTTGTGACAAATGCATTAAGCTTGAATATCCAGATAGACAAAATGTAAAAGTTGTGACTTCAGATATAGAATTTAATGGAAAGTTAAAGTTTGACCTAGGGGGCATTCATTGCGAGGTAATGGAAGTAAATGCACCTCATTCAGAAGATTCGGTGATAATTTATGTGCCTGAAGAGAGAGCTGTTTTTGTTGGTGATGCAGATTGCGGAGATTACTATAATTATGGTGGTAAGTATGACAAGAATAAATTGCAAAGCTATATAGAGTTCATTAGAGAAATTGATTTTAATACTTGTTTATTGGGGCATGATAAGCCGGAAAGTAAAGAAGAAGTATTGAAGTATTTAGATGAACAATTGAATATCTTATAG
- a CDS encoding membrane protein insertase YidC — protein MLDFISYPIGAFLRIIYNTLAFKNYGLSIILLTVIIKTLVLPLTIKQYRSTAKISEIQPQIQEIQKKYKNDPQKLNAETVKLYQEYKINPASGCLPLLIQMPVLFSLYYVISQPLKYMFKIPKDVISQIFSMIPAEAVKSSNLHDLSIIDYFSHNLDKLSSANGLITQDNLLNMKFFGINLGAIPSLDPSRLFGSSPDMQAWYLLIIPVLAIVTTFISTKYSMNQTPQQNTNPSQNSMMNSMTLISPIMTGFISFTVPAGLGIYWIISNVFQLGQQLFMNKYIINKASSSKNKPLSEPSS, from the coding sequence GTGCTTGACTTTATTTCCTATCCTATTGGTGCCTTTTTGAGAATAATTTATAATACCTTGGCATTTAAGAATTATGGATTGTCCATAATTTTGCTTACTGTCATTATTAAAACCTTAGTCCTCCCTTTAACTATCAAGCAATATCGTTCAACTGCAAAGATAAGTGAAATACAACCCCAGATACAGGAGATTCAAAAGAAGTATAAAAATGATCCTCAAAAGCTTAATGCAGAAACTGTGAAGCTATATCAGGAATACAAAATAAATCCTGCAAGCGGCTGTTTACCTCTTTTAATACAGATGCCAGTACTTTTTTCGTTGTATTATGTAATTTCGCAGCCCCTGAAGTACATGTTCAAAATCCCTAAGGATGTTATCAGTCAAATTTTTAGCATGATTCCTGCTGAAGCTGTAAAGTCATCAAATTTACATGACTTAAGCATAATCGACTATTTTTCACATAATCTAGACAAGCTATCAAGCGCCAATGGTCTGATTACACAGGACAACTTATTAAACATGAAATTCTTTGGAATTAACTTAGGTGCAATACCTTCACTAGATCCTAGCAGGCTCTTTGGCAGTTCTCCAGATATGCAGGCCTGGTATCTACTTATAATTCCGGTACTGGCTATAGTTACTACTTTTATTTCAACCAAATATTCAATGAATCAGACTCCACAGCAAAATACTAACCCAAGTCAAAATTCTATGATGAATAGCATGACTTTAATTTCACCTATTATGACTGGTTTTATCTCATTTACTGTTCCAGCTGGGCTAGGAATTTATTGGATTATTTCAAACGTTTTTCAATTAGGTCAGCAGCTTTTTATGAATAAATATATAATTAATAAAGCTAGCAGCTCAAAAAATAAACCTCTTAGTGAGCCATCATCCTAA
- the cobU gene encoding bifunctional adenosylcobinamide kinase/adenosylcobinamide-phosphate guanylyltransferase produces the protein MSKITLVTGGSRSGKSTFGEELLKEKDKVLYIATSIITDDEMRERVAIHKERRNKNWETFEGYKNLKEVIKESQSKFIMLECVTTMITNIIFDKYMDFDNLTREEIQSLEENISEQFKELISACREFDKELVIISNEVGFGLVSEYKLGRIFTDISGRINQLLGRLSDEAYLVVAGLPLKLK, from the coding sequence TTGAGCAAAATAACATTAGTAACAGGTGGAAGCAGAAGCGGAAAAAGTACCTTTGGCGAGGAGCTTTTAAAGGAAAAGGACAAGGTGTTGTACATTGCTACCTCAATCATTACGGATGATGAGATGAGAGAGAGAGTTGCCATTCATAAAGAGAGAAGAAATAAAAATTGGGAAACCTTCGAAGGGTATAAGAACCTTAAAGAGGTTATAAAAGAATCCCAAAGCAAGTTTATTATGCTTGAGTGCGTAACTACCATGATAACAAATATTATTTTTGATAAATATATGGATTTTGATAATTTAACAAGAGAAGAAATTCAAAGCCTTGAAGAGAACATAAGTGAACAATTTAAAGAATTAATTTCTGCCTGCAGGGAGTTTGATAAGGAGCTTGTAATAATATCAAATGAAGTAGGCTTTGGACTTGTATCAGAGTACAAGCTTGGGCGTATTTTCACAGACATATCAGGCAGAATAAATCAACTTTTAGGCAGGTTAAGTGATGAGGCTTATCTAGTAGTAGCTGGTCTGCCGCTAAAGCTTAAATAG
- a CDS encoding SDR family oxidoreductase — protein sequence MKIPFNIDLTNKVVVVTGGAGVLGGSWVDALAECGAKVAILDLKLENAERKASEVTAKGKIALGVEANVLNKESLKKAHEIVLEKLGPCDILINGAGGNNPKGTTTKEYLYAEDLAEENKDLVTFFDLDEQGIRFVFDLNFLGTLLPTQEFSKDMIGRKGCSILNVSSMNAFTPLTKIPAYSGAKAAISNFTQWLAVHFSKVGIRVNAIAPGFLVTAQNEALLKNPDGSLTARSNKILNSTPMGRFGEPEELIGALLFLACEEASSFINGVVLPIDGGFSAYSGV from the coding sequence ATGAAAATCCCCTTTAATATAGACTTAACTAACAAGGTTGTTGTAGTTACTGGTGGAGCTGGAGTATTAGGCGGTTCCTGGGTTGATGCCCTTGCAGAATGCGGCGCAAAGGTAGCTATACTTGATTTAAAATTAGAAAACGCTGAAAGAAAAGCCTCTGAAGTTACAGCTAAAGGAAAAATTGCTTTAGGCGTTGAGGCAAATGTTCTTAATAAGGAAAGTCTAAAGAAGGCTCATGAAATAGTATTAGAAAAGCTTGGACCATGCGATATACTTATAAACGGTGCTGGTGGAAACAATCCTAAAGGAACAACAACTAAAGAATATTTGTATGCAGAGGATTTGGCTGAAGAAAACAAAGACCTTGTTACCTTCTTTGACCTTGACGAGCAAGGAATAAGATTTGTATTTGATCTTAATTTCCTTGGAACACTGCTTCCAACTCAGGAATTTTCAAAGGATATGATAGGAAGAAAAGGCTGCAGCATATTGAATGTTTCTTCAATGAATGCCTTTACTCCTCTTACAAAGATACCTGCTTATTCAGGAGCAAAGGCTGCTATTTCAAACTTTACTCAATGGCTTGCTGTTCACTTCTCAAAGGTAGGTATAAGAGTAAATGCTATAGCTCCAGGTTTCCTAGTTACAGCTCAAAATGAAGCGCTGTTAAAGAATCCAGATGGAAGTTTAACAGCACGCTCAAACAAAATTTTAAACAGCACTCCAATGGGCAGATTCGGAGAGCCAGAAGAGCTTATAGGGGCACTATTATTCCTAGCTTGCGAAGAGGCTTCAAGCTTTATAAATGGTGTGGTCCTTCCAATTGACGGTGGATTCTCAGCTTACTCAGGAGTTTAA
- the uxuA gene encoding mannonate dehydratase has protein sequence MKLSFRWYGKDDKVTLKYIKQIPSMYSIVTAIYDVPVGEVWDMDRILKLKAEVEASGLKFDVIESVPVHEDIKLGLPTREKYIENYKQNIRNLSTAGVKVICYNFMPVFDWTRTQLDKELEDGSTALVYYVDQVKKMDPLSGELSLPGWDSSYTKETLKQVFDQYAKVDKEALWSNLEYFLKEIIPVAEECDVKMAIHPDDPPYDIFGLPRIITNEESLDRFLKLVDSKYNGLTLCTGSLGSGSFNDVVRMVDKYASQGRIHFMHVRNVKLLEDGSFEESAHYSPCGSLDIVEIIKALHKNNYEGYLRPDHGRMIWGETGRPGYGLYDRALGAMYITGIWETLEKTSKGEK, from the coding sequence ATGAAATTATCATTCAGATGGTACGGAAAAGACGATAAGGTTACTCTTAAATACATTAAACAAATACCAAGCATGTACAGCATTGTAACCGCTATTTACGATGTACCTGTAGGCGAGGTATGGGACATGGATAGAATACTTAAGCTTAAGGCTGAAGTTGAAGCTTCAGGACTAAAGTTTGACGTTATTGAAAGCGTTCCTGTACACGAAGACATAAAGCTTGGACTTCCAACAAGAGAAAAATATATTGAAAACTACAAGCAGAATATTAGAAATCTTTCAACGGCTGGAGTTAAAGTAATCTGCTACAACTTTATGCCTGTGTTTGACTGGACAAGAACACAGCTTGATAAGGAATTAGAGGATGGTTCAACTGCTCTTGTTTACTATGTGGACCAAGTTAAAAAGATGGATCCTCTAAGCGGAGAATTATCGCTGCCTGGATGGGATTCAAGCTACACTAAGGAAACTCTTAAGCAGGTATTTGACCAATATGCAAAGGTTGATAAAGAAGCTTTATGGAGCAATCTTGAATACTTCCTTAAGGAAATCATTCCAGTTGCAGAAGAGTGCGATGTTAAAATGGCAATTCACCCAGATGATCCACCATACGATATATTTGGTCTTCCAAGAATAATTACTAATGAAGAAAGCTTGGATAGATTCTTAAAGCTTGTTGACAGCAAATACAATGGACTTACACTATGTACTGGTTCACTTGGCTCTGGCAGCTTCAATGATGTAGTGAGAATGGTAGATAAATATGCAAGCCAAGGAAGAATACACTTTATGCATGTTAGAAACGTAAAGCTTCTTGAAGATGGAAGCTTTGAAGAAAGCGCTCACTATTCACCTTGCGGTTCCTTAGACATTGTTGAAATAATAAAGGCTCTTCACAAGAACAACTATGAAGGTTATTTAAGACCAGACCACGGAAGAATGATTTGGGGCGAAACTGGCAGACCTGGCTACGGCTTATATGACAGAGCCCTAGGAGCAATGTACATCACAGGAATATGGGAAACACTAGAAAAAACAAGCAAAGGAGAAAAATAA